A portion of the Chryseobacterium tructae genome contains these proteins:
- a CDS encoding DUF962 domain-containing protein — protein MPERIKTYSEFYQFYLTEHRKTGTRIFHFMGTLLIFVVIGYVISSGKERFLWYIPIVGYGFAWFSHAVIERNKPATFKYPLWSLISDFRLFFELLIGKQKFIMPDKKPQNQ, from the coding sequence ATGCCTGAAAGAATTAAAACATACAGTGAATTTTATCAGTTTTATCTTACGGAACACCGTAAAACAGGAACCAGGATTTTTCATTTTATGGGAACACTGCTAATATTTGTTGTAATAGGCTATGTTATCAGCTCAGGAAAAGAAAGGTTTTTATGGTACATTCCAATCGTCGGATATGGATTTGCCTGGTTTAGCCATGCAGTGATCGAAAGAAACAAACCTGCTACTTTTAAATATCCGTTGTGGTCACTGATATCGGATTTCAGACTTTTCTTTGAACTATTAATCGGTAAGCAAAAGTTTATCATGCCGGATAAGAAGCCACAGAATCAATAA
- a CDS encoding lipocalin family protein: protein MKKKLLFSSALVFSAIVSAQKLKKEDVIGFWKLKEAGFYEGKKKVVKEFDNCRLMRNYAIREDGFAVYNYIEGAVGDCTPSEPRLSFWKVVDNRIQFYVDDKNILEEVVVTFNKDKTMTFSDYKPVFVKVDGDALAEKVTNTIHYDILEKQY, encoded by the coding sequence ATGAAGAAGAAACTGTTGTTTTCATCTGCTTTGGTTTTTAGTGCAATAGTAAGCGCACAGAAACTTAAAAAGGAAGATGTTATAGGATTTTGGAAGCTGAAAGAAGCTGGATTTTATGAAGGGAAGAAGAAGGTGGTGAAAGAGTTTGATAACTGCAGGCTGATGCGTAACTATGCTATAAGGGAGGATGGTTTTGCTGTGTATAATTATATAGAAGGAGCAGTGGGAGATTGTACACCATCAGAACCAAGACTTTCTTTTTGGAAAGTTGTAGACAACAGAATTCAGTTTTATGTTGATGATAAAAATATTCTGGAAGAAGTTGTTGTGACTTTCAATAAAGATAAAACCATGACATTTTCGGACTATAAACCGGTTTTTGTTAAGGTTGACGGAGATGCATTAGCAGAAAAAGTGACGAATACCATTCATTATGATATTCTAGAAAAGCAATATTAG